Proteins co-encoded in one Chitinophagales bacterium genomic window:
- a CDS encoding acetoacetate--CoA ligase, with amino-acid sequence MIPLWQPSEQFQQNSNLKSYIDWLIINKGLEFGEDYHQLWQWSIDQLAVFWETIWEYYEIKSYSPYHQVLSIPETDTMIGTKWFEGATLNYAEHVFRNQTDAYPAIVFQSETQVLTHITWQDLEHQVATMATYLRSIGVEKGDRVVNFMPNIPQTVIAFLAANSIGAIWSSCSPDFGTKSVVDRFQQIEPKVLFTADAYSYNGKIYDKTEAIQSLIADLPTLEQVVYLPYIHSDRKGDNIPKSVLWQEAMNTPTQHLVFESVPFEHPIWIVYSSGTTGKPKAITHSVGGSLVEHYKALGLHQNCQIGDRFFWYSTTGWMMWNYALASLLLDATLVIYDGSAGYPNIEQLWNFAEQAHITHFGGGASYYIACMKDGLNFVNSNKLAKLQSIGSTGSPLPPEAFEWIYNFVKKDVWLISLSGGTDICSGFVGGSPFLPVYKGEIQCRMLGVDLQAYNEEGISVIEELGEMIIAQPMPSMPIYFWNDAGNQRYHSSYFETYPNVWRHGDWIKITDRDTSIIYGRSDATLNRGGVRIGTSEVYSGVEQLEAVKDSIVICLDKEGGQHYMPLFVVLQDGLKLTPDLKQKIKNNLRSLFSPRHVPDAIFQIEEVPYTISGKKMETPIKKILMGVPLEKAISKGAMKNTHSLHYFINFANENKI; translated from the coding sequence ATGATTCCTCTTTGGCAACCTTCCGAACAATTCCAACAAAACTCTAACCTCAAATCTTATATTGATTGGTTGATCATCAACAAAGGGTTAGAATTTGGAGAAGATTACCACCAACTTTGGCAATGGTCTATTGACCAACTTGCAGTATTTTGGGAAACGATTTGGGAGTACTACGAAATCAAAAGTTATTCTCCTTATCATCAAGTATTGTCTATTCCTGAAACGGATACAATGATAGGCACGAAATGGTTTGAAGGAGCAACACTTAATTATGCTGAACATGTTTTTCGAAATCAAACTGATGCGTATCCTGCCATTGTTTTTCAGTCCGAAACTCAAGTTCTGACCCATATTACATGGCAAGATTTAGAGCATCAAGTAGCGACTATGGCCACTTATCTAAGAAGCATTGGGGTGGAAAAAGGAGATAGAGTTGTCAATTTTATGCCCAACATCCCTCAAACAGTCATTGCATTCTTAGCCGCCAACAGTATCGGAGCTATTTGGTCGAGCTGTTCGCCAGATTTTGGCACCAAAAGTGTAGTTGATCGATTTCAACAAATTGAACCCAAAGTGCTTTTTACAGCCGATGCATACAGTTATAATGGCAAGATTTATGACAAAACAGAGGCTATTCAATCTCTTATTGCAGATTTGCCTACTTTAGAACAAGTCGTTTATTTACCCTACATACATTCTGACCGCAAAGGTGATAACATTCCCAAAAGTGTTCTTTGGCAAGAAGCTATGAACACCCCAACTCAACATTTAGTCTTTGAATCTGTGCCCTTTGAACATCCTATTTGGATTGTCTATTCTTCAGGTACTACGGGCAAACCCAAAGCCATCACACATAGTGTAGGAGGTTCATTGGTAGAACATTACAAAGCTTTGGGTCTTCATCAAAATTGTCAAATAGGGGATCGTTTCTTTTGGTATTCTACTACGGGTTGGATGATGTGGAACTATGCCCTGGCCTCTTTATTGTTGGATGCTACGTTGGTAATTTATGATGGGTCAGCAGGTTATCCGAATATAGAGCAATTGTGGAATTTTGCAGAACAAGCACACATCACCCATTTTGGTGGCGGGGCAAGTTATTATATAGCCTGTATGAAAGATGGCTTAAATTTTGTGAACTCCAATAAATTAGCTAAACTACAATCCATTGGCTCGACTGGCTCACCACTTCCTCCCGAAGCTTTTGAGTGGATTTATAATTTTGTGAAAAAAGATGTATGGCTCATTTCATTGAGTGGTGGAACCGATATTTGTAGTGGTTTTGTAGGAGGCAGCCCTTTTTTACCTGTTTACAAAGGAGAGATTCAGTGTAGAATGTTGGGAGTGGATTTGCAAGCATACAATGAGGAAGGAATTTCGGTCATTGAAGAATTGGGCGAAATGATTATTGCTCAACCCATGCCTTCTATGCCTATTTATTTTTGGAATGATGCTGGAAATCAACGTTATCACTCCAGTTATTTTGAGACATATCCCAATGTATGGCGACATGGTGATTGGATAAAAATAACCGATAGAGACACTTCTATAATCTATGGGCGTTCCGATGCAACGCTCAACCGTGGAGGAGTCCGTATTGGCACAAGTGAGGTATATAGTGGGGTGGAACAATTAGAGGCGGTGAAAGACAGTATCGTAATATGTTTGGACAAAGAAGGAGGTCAACATTACATGCCTCTCTTTGTTGTATTACAAGATGGCTTAAAATTGACTCCGGATTTGAAACAAAAAATCAAGAACAATCTTCGTTCACTATTTAGTCCGAGACATGTACCTGACGCTATTTTTCAGATTGAAGAAGTACCTTATACTATTAGTGGCAAAAAAATGGAAACACCTATCAAAAAAATATTGATGGGAGTACCTCTTGAAAAAGCTATCAGCAAGGGTGCTATGAAAAATACACATTCACTTCACTATTTTATTAATTTTGCAAACGAGAATAAAATTTAA
- a CDS encoding DUF3524 domain-containing protein, whose product MNILLLEPYFTGSHASWADGYVKHSGHQVEIFKLQGYYWKWRMHGGAVTLAKKLMKSDFQPDLILATDMLDLTTFLSLTRKKTKNVPTIVYFHENQLTYPWSPVDVDVALKRDNHYSFINYTSALAADAVFFNSAYHHQSFLTALPRFLQQFPDHNELQTVMEIEEKSYVLPLGIDLQMFDRYKPYWLPVNEVPLLLWNHRWEYDKNPQEFFEALYLLAAKGVDFELAILGEQFSQQPKIFHQAQKRLKDKILHYGFVENFATYAKWVWRADILPVSSKQDFFGGSVVHGIYCNCFPIIPNRLAYPEHIPEEYKNQHLYDSFEDFVIRLEDAIINIDQTRNREVQDYVSRYDWRTVAPLYDETFERVLKQYHSIY is encoded by the coding sequence ATGAATATTTTACTACTAGAACCTTACTTTACTGGCTCACACGCTAGTTGGGCAGATGGATATGTGAAACACAGTGGGCATCAAGTAGAAATTTTTAAGCTCCAAGGTTATTATTGGAAATGGAGAATGCATGGAGGAGCAGTAACCTTGGCCAAAAAGTTAATGAAAAGCGATTTTCAGCCCGATTTGATTTTGGCTACCGACATGCTCGACCTAACTACCTTCCTTTCGCTTACCAGAAAAAAAACAAAGAACGTTCCTACAATTGTTTATTTCCATGAAAATCAATTGACTTACCCTTGGTCGCCCGTAGATGTAGATGTAGCATTGAAGCGTGATAACCATTACAGTTTTATCAATTACACTTCTGCCTTAGCTGCCGATGCTGTTTTCTTCAATTCAGCTTACCACCATCAATCCTTTCTTACTGCCCTCCCTCGGTTTTTGCAGCAATTTCCCGACCACAACGAACTACAAACAGTCATGGAAATTGAAGAAAAAAGCTATGTGTTGCCATTAGGTATAGACTTGCAGATGTTTGATAGATATAAGCCTTACTGGCTTCCTGTCAATGAAGTCCCTTTATTGCTTTGGAATCACCGCTGGGAATACGACAAAAATCCACAAGAATTTTTTGAAGCCCTTTATTTGTTAGCCGCAAAGGGAGTTGACTTTGAATTGGCAATTTTAGGCGAACAATTCAGCCAGCAACCTAAAATATTTCATCAAGCTCAAAAACGACTAAAGGATAAAATCTTGCATTATGGTTTTGTAGAAAACTTTGCAACCTATGCAAAATGGGTATGGAGAGCTGATATTTTGCCAGTATCTTCCAAACAAGATTTTTTTGGAGGAAGTGTCGTACATGGTATTTACTGCAATTGTTTTCCGATTATTCCCAATCGATTGGCTTACCCAGAACATATTCCCGAAGAATACAAAAACCAACACTTGTACGATAGTTTTGAAGATTTTGTGATTCGATTAGAAGATGCCATCATCAATATTGATCAAACAAGAAACCGAGAGGTTCAAGATTATGTGTCAAGATATGATTGGCGAACAGTAGCACCTCTTTATGACGAAACCTTTGAACGTGTGCTCAAACAATACCACTCAATCTACTAA
- a CDS encoding DUF4258 domain-containing protein — MATPTKKQNIVLSTALLLLLWLLQHFGIIDVSEYFPQDNKNPSIEEQTNTEKENKEPSLPSAHSKTTEELDKAPKALPKTKTPPPNTVNSDLLSERLVYTRHARCRMDCRYISEAEVAYILRNGKINPQKSKPHDAPCPTYALEGITPDDRQEVRIVFAACDDATKVITTIDLGKEYQCHCE, encoded by the coding sequence ATGGCAACTCCTACTAAAAAACAAAATATTGTTCTTAGCACAGCACTTTTATTATTGCTTTGGCTGCTACAGCACTTTGGAATTATTGATGTTTCAGAATATTTCCCTCAAGACAACAAAAATCCTTCTATTGAAGAACAAACCAACACAGAAAAGGAGAACAAAGAACCTTCATTGCCTTCCGCTCATTCCAAGACCACAGAAGAATTGGACAAAGCTCCTAAAGCATTGCCTAAAACAAAAACGCCACCTCCAAATACGGTCAATAGTGATCTGCTTTCTGAACGCCTGGTTTATACACGGCATGCACGTTGTAGAATGGACTGTCGGTATATTTCGGAAGCAGAAGTCGCTTATATTCTGAGGAATGGAAAAATCAACCCTCAAAAAAGCAAACCGCACGATGCCCCCTGCCCTACTTATGCATTGGAGGGAATAACACCAGACGACCGACAAGAAGTTAGAATAGTTTTTGCGGCCTGTGATGATGCAACTAAGGTAATTACTACCATTGATTTGGGAAAGGAATACCAATGTCATTGCGAATAA
- a CDS encoding response regulator, with amino-acid sequence MKTINSVLLIEDNEITNFYNKHLFIKNGFVEDVKIATNGKKALEYLYSAENKPDLILLDLNMPVMNGFEFLDEYEKMDSEVREGIVICVLTTSLHEEDLEKAKKYEVISQYCKKPLSADQIQKIITQFF; translated from the coding sequence ATGAAAACAATAAATTCAGTTTTATTAATTGAAGATAATGAAATAACAAATTTCTACAACAAACATTTGTTTATTAAAAATGGATTTGTAGAAGATGTTAAAATTGCTACGAATGGGAAAAAAGCACTGGAATATCTCTATAGTGCTGAGAATAAACCAGACCTGATATTACTTGACCTCAATATGCCTGTCATGAATGGTTTTGAGTTTTTGGACGAATATGAAAAAATGGATTCTGAGGTGCGAGAGGGAATTGTTATCTGTGTGTTAACCACCTCATTACATGAAGAAGACTTGGAAAAAGCAAAGAAGTATGAGGTCATAAGTCAATACTGCAAAAAACCTCTTTCTGCTGATCAAATTCAAAAAATTATTACTCAGTTTTTCTAA
- a CDS encoding non-canonical purine NTP diphosphatase — protein MKLIFATNNPNKVSEVKKVVGDKFEVVSLKEFGFTDDIPEPHDTLEENAYEKSSVIHQKFGVNCFSEDTGLEVFALNGEPGVKSARYAGELCKASDNISLLLSKLKGIENRQAQFRTVVSLILEGQEYQFEGIVKGSIIDSLRGDKGFGYDPVFVPEGYSQTFAEMDADEKNKISHRAKAIEKLVVFLKNY, from the coding sequence ATGAAATTAATTTTTGCTACGAACAACCCAAATAAAGTTTCGGAGGTAAAAAAGGTGGTTGGCGATAAATTTGAAGTAGTAAGCCTCAAAGAGTTTGGTTTTACGGACGATATTCCCGAACCTCACGACACTTTGGAGGAAAATGCCTACGAAAAATCGAGTGTGATTCACCAAAAATTTGGGGTCAATTGTTTTTCGGAAGACACTGGCTTAGAAGTCTTTGCATTGAATGGCGAGCCAGGAGTAAAATCAGCACGATATGCAGGCGAATTATGCAAAGCAAGCGACAATATAAGCTTATTGTTGTCAAAATTAAAGGGCATCGAAAACCGGCAAGCACAGTTCCGAACAGTTGTTTCATTGATACTCGAAGGGCAGGAATATCAATTTGAAGGTATCGTAAAAGGTAGCATAATTGATTCACTTAGAGGCGACAAAGGTTTTGGTTATGACCCTGTTTTTGTGCCAGAAGGATACAGCCAAACCTTTGCAGAAATGGATGCAGACGAAAAAAATAAGATCAGCCATCGAGCAAAAGCTATTGAAAAATTAGTTGTTTTTCTAAAAAATTACTAA
- a CDS encoding ATP-binding protein — translation MNIKWLFDYLLNFGIKKEDNKEIALKVRMLNVDALMSTLIPIFVLLAYYIDRVYLHPLLVALLIGTIFVSWIVFALNRFYLHSVSNVLMLSYFLIVILFLAFWLGEESYLHLLLIAIGMSGFIYYLGRPYQSFAVFGSYMGIFGILYLLDFEFFYGRLELDSKSMSFIKNVSISAFFIILIYKMLGLVLIYEELLRATRESEVSFRNLYEYNPVGIAISDGIGIITQANPTLCDWLGYEEKELIGLSAADISFEKDRERERIAAKDLVEDESDNFVIEKRFIKKTGEIVWSNLSVAVIRDKQRHIVNAIGMVEDISKRKKQQLIIENNVEQLNLKNAELKKYIESNMQLENFAYIASHDLKEPICSIQGLVDLLELSASEKFDEDEKQYLLMLKKATINMQKLIEDLLTYSRVNSQSVNFDILNINCLLETIQFDLRAKIQEKNASIQVENLPTAINADATKFRQLLQNLITNAIKFQAEGITPVVKISCTDQGGHWLFAVQDNGIGIQPEFHEKIFLLFRRLHSRSEFEGTGIGLAICKKIVEEHGGRIWVDSNGNKGTTFYFSIHKNLA, via the coding sequence ATGAATATAAAATGGCTTTTTGATTATCTTCTAAATTTTGGCATCAAAAAAGAGGACAACAAAGAAATTGCTCTCAAAGTACGTATGCTTAATGTTGATGCTTTGATGAGTACACTTATTCCAATTTTTGTTTTGTTAGCTTATTATATAGACAGAGTATATCTTCATCCATTGTTGGTGGCTCTTTTAATTGGGACAATTTTTGTTTCATGGATAGTATTTGCATTGAATCGGTTTTATTTGCATTCTGTATCTAATGTTTTGATGCTTAGTTATTTTTTAATAGTTATTTTGTTTTTAGCATTTTGGTTGGGTGAAGAATCTTATCTTCATTTATTGTTGATAGCGATTGGAATGTCTGGCTTTATTTATTATTTGGGGCGACCTTACCAATCTTTTGCTGTATTCGGTAGCTACATGGGAATCTTTGGTATCTTGTATTTGTTGGATTTTGAGTTTTTCTACGGTAGGTTGGAATTGGACTCAAAATCAATGAGTTTTATCAAAAACGTTTCCATTTCTGCGTTCTTCATCATCTTGATTTACAAAATGCTTGGTTTGGTATTGATTTATGAGGAATTGCTGCGTGCAACCAGAGAAAGCGAGGTTTCGTTTCGGAATCTATATGAGTACAATCCTGTGGGAATTGCAATATCCGATGGAATAGGAATCATCACTCAAGCAAATCCTACTTTATGTGATTGGTTGGGATATGAAGAAAAAGAATTGATTGGTTTATCTGCGGCGGATATTTCTTTTGAAAAAGATAGAGAGAGAGAACGAATTGCAGCTAAGGATTTGGTTGAGGATGAAAGCGATAATTTTGTGATAGAAAAACGATTTATCAAAAAGACTGGAGAAATTGTTTGGAGTAATTTATCTGTTGCTGTTATTAGAGATAAGCAAAGGCACATTGTTAATGCTATTGGGATGGTCGAAGATATTAGCAAGCGGAAAAAACAGCAGTTAATCATTGAAAACAATGTAGAACAATTAAATCTCAAAAATGCAGAATTGAAAAAATATATCGAGTCTAATATGCAACTCGAAAATTTTGCATATATCGCTTCGCACGATCTCAAAGAGCCTATCTGTTCTATACAAGGTTTGGTAGATCTATTGGAATTGTCGGCGAGTGAAAAATTTGATGAGGATGAAAAACAGTATTTACTGATGTTGAAGAAGGCAACAATCAACATGCAAAAATTAATAGAAGATTTGCTTACCTATTCGAGGGTTAACTCGCAAAGTGTGAATTTTGATATATTGAACATTAACTGTTTATTAGAAACTATCCAATTTGACCTCAGAGCAAAAATCCAAGAAAAAAATGCAAGCATTCAAGTAGAAAATTTACCGACTGCCATTAATGCAGACGCTACTAAATTTCGTCAATTACTTCAAAACCTTATCACAAACGCAATCAAATTTCAGGCAGAAGGGATTACTCCTGTTGTGAAAATTAGCTGCACAGACCAAGGGGGGCATTGGCTATTTGCAGTTCAAGACAATGGAATTGGTATTCAACCAGAATTTCATGAGAAAATATTTTTATTATTTCGCCGTCTACATTCTCGTAGCGAATTTGAAGGAACGGGGATCGGCCTGGCCATCTGCAAAAAAATTGTAGAAGAACACGGAGGACGAATTTGGGTAGATTCGAACGGAAACAAAGGAACAACGTTTTATTTTTCGATTCATAAAAACCTTGCATAA
- a CDS encoding TonB-dependent receptor has translation MKYKYILQILLFLVFSFNALHAQSQYTLSGYIKDFKTGETLIGANVYNSDNKVQGTSANLYGFYSLTLPEGKYKIEASFLGYSTQQIDIELNKNISFNFKMVQDGILLEDIIEVTAKRKDENVQSTDMGRVDLSIESIKSLPALLGEVDVLRAIQLLPGVMSSGEINSGLYVRGGGPDQNLILLDEAVVYNTGHLFGFFSVFNPDAIKNTTLHKGSMPAEFGGRLSSVLEIAMKEGNNQEWEAAGGIGLISSRLTLQGPLVKDKSSILISGRRTYADVLAQPFLKGTNFEGNGYFFYDLNTKINYQFSDKDRIYASGYFGRDVLNYRSTDGFVLDMPWGNATATMRWNHLFNNKLFLNISAIYNSYNFEVKTDFNDFSSSLYSGVNDWNFKLDFDYFPNPQHTIKYGANYTYHTFTPYTIDAQVGETNIDTDTLTQQYAHEAAIYVQDEFSIGKRLKANVGIRASAFRQVGPYQNIVQTGISDIDRDTIQYAKGEPIETYFGIAPRLSLRYTIDEQTSLKASYVFSNQYIHLVSNATSTLPTDLWVPSTAKVKPQRGEQYSLGIFRNFAEDKYEASIEGYYRNMDNQIEFSETYVPELNTNIEDQFVFGAGRSYGLELFLKKRKGRFNGWIGYTLSRTTRKFPDINGGKSFPARYDRTHDLSLVGSYKLSDRWQLSGTFVYGTGQALTIPNSFYVIEGWVYSAFDSPRNSYRLKPYHRFDIAATRDLRSPEKKQKNPNFESELVVAIYNVYSRQNPFFVYAVPEINDETGGTGITNGSVDIKLKQVSIFPIIPSVTWNFKF, from the coding sequence ATGAAATACAAATACATACTCCAAATATTACTCTTTTTAGTTTTCTCCTTCAATGCCTTACACGCCCAATCCCAATACACCCTAAGTGGCTACATTAAGGACTTCAAAACAGGAGAAACACTCATTGGCGCAAACGTCTATAACAGCGACAACAAAGTACAAGGTACATCCGCCAATCTATATGGTTTTTATTCGCTCACTCTACCCGAAGGTAAATACAAAATAGAAGCTTCATTTTTAGGGTATAGCACCCAACAAATTGACATCGAACTGAATAAAAATATTTCTTTCAACTTCAAAATGGTGCAGGATGGAATATTATTGGAAGACATCATTGAAGTAACTGCCAAACGCAAAGATGAAAATGTCCAAAGTACGGACATGGGGCGTGTAGATTTGTCTATCGAAAGCATCAAATCTTTACCTGCGCTTTTGGGTGAAGTAGATGTATTGAGAGCGATTCAACTCTTGCCAGGAGTGATGTCGTCTGGCGAAATCAATTCAGGGCTATATGTGCGAGGTGGAGGACCTGACCAAAACTTGATATTGTTGGACGAAGCCGTAGTTTACAACACAGGCCATTTGTTCGGCTTCTTTTCGGTCTTCAATCCAGATGCCATCAAAAATACAACCTTGCACAAAGGCAGTATGCCCGCCGAATTTGGAGGACGGTTGTCCTCGGTTTTAGAAATAGCAATGAAAGAAGGCAATAACCAAGAATGGGAAGCCGCAGGCGGCATTGGTTTGATTTCCTCCCGTTTGACCCTACAAGGACCTTTGGTGAAAGACAAAAGTTCCATCCTCATTTCGGGGCGACGAACGTATGCCGATGTATTGGCGCAGCCGTTTTTGAAAGGAACCAACTTTGAAGGGAATGGCTACTTTTTTTACGACCTCAACACCAAAATCAATTACCAGTTTTCGGACAAAGATAGGATTTATGCCAGTGGTTATTTTGGGCGAGATGTCTTAAACTACCGCTCAACGGATGGTTTTGTGTTAGACATGCCGTGGGGAAATGCAACGGCAACAATGCGCTGGAATCACCTGTTTAACAACAAGTTGTTTTTGAATATCTCTGCCATCTACAACTCTTACAACTTTGAAGTAAAGACCGACTTCAATGACTTCAGTTCTTCCCTCTATTCGGGTGTAAACGATTGGAACTTCAAGCTCGATTTTGACTATTTTCCCAATCCCCAACACACCATCAAATATGGCGCAAATTACACCTACCATACGTTCACTCCCTATACCATTGACGCACAAGTAGGTGAGACCAACATTGACACCGACACACTGACCCAACAATACGCCCATGAAGCTGCGATTTATGTACAGGATGAATTTAGTATTGGAAAAAGACTGAAAGCAAATGTGGGAATTCGGGCTTCGGCTTTTCGGCAAGTAGGCCCTTACCAAAACATCGTGCAAACAGGTATTTCGGACATTGATAGAGATACGATTCAGTATGCCAAAGGAGAACCTATTGAGACTTATTTTGGCATTGCTCCCAGGTTGAGTTTGCGCTATACGATTGATGAACAAACTTCATTGAAGGCAAGTTATGTATTTAGCAATCAATACATTCACCTCGTCTCCAATGCTACTTCAACTTTACCAACCGACCTTTGGGTACCGAGTACCGCAAAGGTTAAACCACAACGAGGAGAACAATACTCATTGGGAATTTTCCGCAATTTTGCAGAGGATAAATATGAAGCCTCAATTGAAGGCTACTACCGAAACATGGACAACCAAATCGAATTTTCCGAAACCTATGTTCCAGAATTGAACACCAATATTGAAGACCAATTTGTATTTGGTGCAGGACGTTCGTATGGTTTGGAGTTGTTTTTGAAAAAGCGGAAAGGTCGCTTCAATGGATGGATAGGTTATACGCTTTCACGCACTACTAGGAAATTTCCAGACATCAACGGCGGCAAGAGTTTTCCTGCAAGGTATGACCGCACACATGACCTTTCGTTAGTGGGTTCTTACAAGTTGAGCGATAGGTGGCAGCTTTCGGGAACGTTTGTGTATGGCACAGGACAGGCTTTGACAATTCCGAATAGTTTTTATGTGATTGAAGGTTGGGTCTATTCGGCTTTCGATAGTCCACGAAATTCTTACCGCTTGAAACCCTATCACCGTTTCGACATTGCGGCTACTCGTGACCTCCGCAGCCCCGAAAAGAAGCAAAAAAACCCTAACTTTGAATCGGAATTAGTCGTAGCGATTTACAATGTTTACAGCCGCCAAAATCCGTTTTTCGTGTATGCAGTTCCAGAAATCAACGATGAAACAGGTGGTACCGGCATTACGAATGGCTCAGTGGATATCAAATTAAAGCAGGTGTCTATTTTTCCGATTATTCCGTCAGTGACATGGAATTTTAAATTTTGA
- the yjjX gene encoding inosine/xanthosine triphosphatase produces MTILKNNNIIVASANPTKIKATLLGFKRMFSNHDFEVKGISVGSGVSDQPMSDVETFEGAMNRAKNARLESQDANFWVGIEGGLTYNIAGKMEAFAWIIVLSKDNPTIIGKARTASFEIAPSIADLIHQGYELGHANDLVFGDNNSKQKNGATGLLTQNVMNRVILYEQAIILAIIPFKNNDLYTKRKVFSSIKKEEGELIPMLKIPVNEHVYLAIREPKHAEEQFALIEINRAYLRKWLPWLDFNQTVGDSLANIEAGIRDYKVGRNLVLGIWLGEKLAGVISFNTISQMHRQASIGYWLADAYQGKGIMTHACKALVDYGFDALNLHRIEIRCAVENAKSRAIPERLGFREEGTLKDAEWLYDHFVDLVVYSMVKGVNE; encoded by the coding sequence TTGACTATTCTAAAAAATAATAATATCATTGTGGCATCAGCCAACCCTACAAAGATCAAAGCTACTTTATTGGGTTTTAAGAGAATGTTCTCCAACCATGACTTTGAAGTAAAGGGAATTAGTGTAGGTTCTGGTGTCAGTGACCAACCTATGAGTGATGTAGAGACATTTGAAGGAGCAATGAATAGGGCAAAAAATGCACGATTAGAGTCACAGGATGCCAATTTTTGGGTAGGAATTGAAGGTGGATTAACTTATAATATTGCAGGGAAGATGGAAGCTTTTGCATGGATAATAGTGCTTTCTAAAGATAATCCAACAATTATTGGAAAGGCAAGGACGGCTTCTTTTGAGATTGCTCCTTCTATTGCAGATTTGATACACCAAGGTTATGAATTGGGACACGCCAATGATTTGGTTTTTGGAGACAACAACTCTAAACAGAAAAATGGGGCAACAGGATTGCTAACTCAGAATGTAATGAATCGGGTAATTCTCTACGAACAAGCAATAATTTTAGCAATCATTCCCTTCAAAAATAATGACTTATACACAAAACGGAAGGTGTTTTCTTCAATAAAAAAAGAGGAGGGAGAACTAATTCCAATGTTAAAGATTCCAGTAAACGAGCATGTTTATTTAGCTATTCGTGAACCCAAACATGCTGAGGAGCAATTCGCACTCATCGAAATCAATCGTGCATATCTCCGAAAATGGTTGCCGTGGCTTGATTTCAATCAAACAGTTGGGGATTCTTTGGCCAATATTGAAGCAGGAATTCGAGATTACAAAGTAGGCCGAAACTTGGTATTGGGAATTTGGCTTGGAGAAAAACTGGCTGGCGTAATTAGTTTCAATACGATTAGCCAAATGCACCGACAAGCAAGTATTGGTTATTGGTTGGCGGATGCTTATCAAGGAAAAGGAATCATGACTCATGCTTGTAAAGCATTGGTTGACTACGGTTTTGATGCACTGAATCTACATCGAATCGAAATAAGGTGTGCGGTAGAAAATGCCAAAAGCCGTGCAATACCTGAAAGATTGGGTTTTCGAGAGGAGGGTACATTGAAGGATGCAGAATGGCTATATGACCATTTTGTGGATTTGGTAGTGTACAGTATGGTGAAGGGAGTCAATGAATAG